A region of the Perca flavescens isolate YP-PL-M2 chromosome 15, PFLA_1.0, whole genome shotgun sequence genome:
GCCAGCTCGAGCTGCTCCGCAGGGATCTGAGACTGCACACAGTTTCAATACAGCCTTTCCTGTAACTGTTCCAGAATGACTACATTTACGTCTGTAAATGGATTCAATTTAGTTTCTTTTAGAGAACCAAAGGAACCAATTACAACCAAAGTGCAAACACTGACTCTCTTTTACTTCCAGCAAACCAAAGCAAatgctgaaagaaaaaaaacaaaaaaaactccactCTAACTGTATTAATATGTGACTTACGTCTGCTGTTTAGCAATCGGCATTAATCAGCGTTTCTGTAAATGTACCAGATTTTGCCCTGGAGGAAGCAAATTCAACCCTGACTCCCTGAGCAGCAACTAATCAAATGTTAATGACCAGAATTTGAATACCATTCATGTCTGAATGTGTACTTTTTATGATACTGGAGTGCGCAAACTCAagactcatttttttttttttttttttttttacatttgagtGCACACATTCCAGTAAACATTATCTTTTGTCCCACTGTCGGTTTGGTATTCAATCGGTCGCTTTTACTCACACGATTTCTATTGAAccctttttttaaccaaactAATTCGAAGTGAATGACAAAAATGGCACTTGATGTAGAAGGGGATgactatacagtacaggccaaaagttgtacacactttctcattcaatgcgtttcctttttattttcatgactatttacattgtagattctcactgaaggcatcaaaactatgaatgaacacatatggaattatgtacttaacaaaaaagtgtgaaataactgaaaacatgtcttatttgagacatattgcttgaccgattggaaaactgggttggtctttctggctcagtactaaagtggtttgaatcctatttaaagaaaagggactactttgtgtctataggtaattatacatctgagcatacaaatatgacgtgcggagttccccaaggctcagttctggggcctcttctgttcaacatctacatgcttccactggctcagattatggaaaacaacaaaataagttaccatagttatgcggatgacacacaaatttacataaccttatcgccagggaactatagcccaatacaacaattaaatatgtgcattgaacagattaatgattggatgtgccagaactttcttaaattaaatgaagaaaaaaaaacggaggtggttgtttttggagcaaaagaggaacgattgaaagtcagcgctcagcttcaaacgacaatgttaaaaacaacagacaaagcaagaaatcttggtgtagtcatggactcagacctaaattttaaaagccacattaacataattaaaaaatcagcctattatcaccttaaaaatatatcaagggttaaagggcttatgtctcagcaggatctggaaaaacttgtccatgcttttatcttcagtagacttgactactgtaacggtgtctttacaggtctccctaaaaaatcaatcagacagctgcaactgattcagaacgctgctgctcaaGTCCTcattaaaaccaagaaagtggatcacatcaatccagtactgaagtctctacactggcttccagtgcctcaaagaattgatttcaaaatacttttactggtttataaatcactaaacggtttagggccaaaatacatttctggtctgttactacattatgacccacccagacctctcaggtcgtctgggacaggtctacttgttgtccccagagtcagaactaaaccgggggaagcagcgttcagtttttatgctccacatatctggaacaaactcccagaaacctgtaggtccgctgcaactctcagttcttttaaatctaagctaaagacctctctttttgatgttgcttatctttaaataatctattttattaactttaatttcttatactgcactgtaacttttattattatactgcactatcaattttattcttgtcttttaatgtttttaagttgtttattattgttttttaattgtcttctaattgctctttaatgttttatgtaaagcactttgaattgccctgttgctgaaatgtgctatataaataaagctgccttgccttgccttgccttatatTTTAGagtcttcaaagtagccaccctttgcttttttattaataaggggaaaaattccactaattaaccctgacaaagcacacctgtgaagtgaaaaccatttcaggtgactacctcatgaagctcattgagagaacaccaagggtttgcagcgctatcaaaaaaagcaaagggtggctactttgaggaatctaaaatataagacatgttttcagttatttcacacttttttgttaagtacataattccatatgtgttcattcatagttttgatgccttcagtgagaatctacaattggatagacatgaaaataaagaaacacattgaatgagaaggtgtgtccaatcttttggcctgtactgtattttaaaaCATCGTCCAAATTCATGATAcaagtcatatatatatatatatatatatagaactTACTCTAAGTCCTCTTGCTTACAATAACCAAGAGTGATGCCTACTGCAGACGTGAGTCCTACCGCCAAATCTGTCTTCTCTTAGTTTTGATTTTACGCTTTCAACTTGTATCAGGGTGGTCTGAACGCATAGTTACAATGACGAGTAATTATTTACTCTGCAGTGTTAAAACAGGGTCTCTATAGCAGCAGTTATGATATTTGTGTACATGCTCACGAACAGGAATCAATCTCTGATCCCTTGAAGCAAAAGCAGAATATGTCCCCTCCTCTTGGGGTTTGAGGAGAGTTTGCACTTTCAGTCCAGCTTGGCCCTTTTGCTCAGTGATCAGTTCGGCCTTTCTAACAAAGAGCTACTTGTGGCGAGACTCCCCCGTTCCAAGCCATTTGTTTCCCATAAAACTCTTTGGAGTTAGAGCGAGATACTGTATCTCGATGAGGTTTAAGTAACGCGAGGTGGCGTTTGGTCTCGTGGATGAAAAGCCGGACCACTTTCCTTTTAGTGCCATCGTGTCACTGTAGCTGGCATCCTCGACAGTCATCCTCCGGCTCGGTGTTGTCAGAAGAGTAAGAGCTGTCCTCGCTCACTGTCAAACGCAACACAGGTATGTTAGACAGGAGTATAATATGACATATCAGTGTTTAGACACAAACCACCCTAAACACTTATTAAGTTTggaaaatattcatgaaaataaacttGTGCGACTTACACCACTCTGTCTGTATGGGGAGGAAGGCCTTGTCACCGTTCTCTCTGATCATCTCCTCCATCTTATCCAGCAGGACTGACACACTCCTGTCCTTGCCGGGTATCTTACTGTCCAGGACGTGGTAATAGTTCCCACAGTATTCGAGTAGTCTTTGCAGCTCCCTCCCACCCCGAAGAATGTGCTCCTCGATGGGCGTGCGGCCCAGCCAATCGCCACAGCTGAACAGCACCATGGTGTGGAGGCACGCGCTGTCACCAAACAGAGTCTCTATGTGAGCCAGGAGCGTCCGCCTCTTCCTGGCCGTGAGCGACGAGACAACGGGGAGGACCAGCAGCAGGGTGTGGGGTCCAGGTCGCAGGAGGGCGGCTCCGCGCTGGGACTCCTGGCGGATGCGCTTCGGGGTCCGCCGCACCGAGAACCAATCCCAGCCAGGGGTGTCGACGATTGTGATCCGACGGCCGGATACGAGCGCCTGCCTCCTGAGGCACAGCTCCGTCTCCTGGCCCGATTCAAAGTAGCGGCGGCCTAGGATGGAGTTCCCCACCGAGCTCTTTCCGACACCCTTCCAGCCTAACAAGAGCAGTCTCAACTCTGTCAAGACGGACACAAGGAAAGAATGAGATATGAAGTAGAAGATAGTGAGATAAAGAGAAACCGTGAGGAAtagaagaaaaatatatataggctactgtatatTCATTGACCAGAATGAGTAAGCTGTTTCCTAGAACACCAATTCAGgacttttgttttctctggagaAGCCTTATGACACATGCACTCATCTCTCTCCTCACTGCGTGACTCACACGCAGGCAAGCACACGCgagcgcacacgcacgcacacacacacacacacacacacacctctcggGGGTCCTCCGATCATCTGGTCCCTCTGTCTAGCGTGCTCCTCCATcctcatcctctcctcctccagagCTCTCCTGGCCTGCTCCTCCTCCAGTAAAATCAACTCATTCACCTCAAAGTACCAGCCTGCGCGACAGCAACAACAAATTATCTATTGTTTTCAATCAGGTCTATGACACAAACAGTGTATTCATCCATAATGCAATAATACGACTTAATATGAATATTACGTAATATGAAAAACAAACCTTGGTTGTCTGTGATCATTTCCTCCACCTTTTCCATCAGCTCGGGTACCTGTGTGTTGTCTTCTGTGTCTTTCCGAGTGTTATCGAAGGCGTGGTACCTGCGAgtgaaaatcaaataacaaaacaaacattttttaaggGGCACTCCGCCAATTTTACACATAAAGGTTACTTCACTCATCATGAGGAGTCATACTCAGCCTGTGAAACCAGTTTTATACTGTCTTCTGAGGCTTTGAAGGGAGCTttcaaaaatttcaaaaaaataacCCCGGTGATGTCATCGGGGTGATCATCAGCTTGGGCTTGagaattaaaggacaattccggcgcaaaatgaacctaggggataattacatatgtgtaccgggTCGAACGCTCTCTGgcatctgttttcatgctaatcaaatgtgtctgtagctgtagattataaagacagtagcgttaaTGTTTACATGCGGCCGCCATCTTGGGTAACAGTCATGACGACGAACGcggtgcaaccagtaaccagtaacatagctcaaacacagcgttcGTGATTCGACTGCTCATGACTGTTATCCAAGACAGCGGCCGCATGTAAACAtaaacgctactgtctttataatctatctttgtAATAAattgtctgtacacttacagagttctcaatgcttcggtttacatgtagggaccatcattatgctaccgtttaagtgtggtgctattttgagccttgttagtggtgtagaaatagtgatttaccctgtgccccgaaagctagcgttagcagctaagcCCCGACTTGCGGTAGCTAGTttcaagctacagacacattcgattagcatgaaaacagatgctgtttgactcggtacacatatgttattaacccctaggttcattttgcgccggaattgtcctttaacgcCTGACACTATCAAGTGAATGTAGGACGTAGATAATAGGGACTAGAAAGTCGGGATATCTATgctgctttcttcttttttgagtATGTCGTGAGTCATCTAACTTTACAGAAATGCAATACTAAATCGCTGGAGTACCAGGTTTAAAAGATCAGATGTGTATGGATGCAGAAGTTAGCCTGTGAAAAGAATACTccacctacattacccacaatgcaactcaaccGCTAACAGTTTAGTTGATTTGGGTGTGTTAcgctcaagggggtaagcgagcatccggaaagcgtacctcctacggggagattctgaggctaacaagccatcacctcccgttagcattccattgactcccattcattttggcgtcactttgacagcgaataactttacatctgaagatTTTAAAGacactatttgtccattgtttatttctaaagaaacacgacaatgtataaaaggctctattaccttgtatctcacgttatggccccgTAGCAGCAGTTTTCGTAAAAATAGGTTAACGATTGtatcataaccacgcaactttctgtcgcacagtagataAATTACTGTATAatcaggagaagctcacaggcaatTGGAGGGACgtggaggcatacagtcaagggagaagcccatagagagtCCGTGAACGCATCGGAACAAActatttcagcaacgttttgatggattggaaatactTTGGTATCTGGCAAGTGAATTCATATGAAGTAACATTTATCCACGaacagatttctcttggcacagcaaccagaagacttccaactttcagacaggttgctcatgtcacatctacgtcgtcaagctcagtttgaggctgcgcagtaacgctcagctgTCACCAGAAAAGCGCTTctaattgacttcactggtctccgtcgaagtctgtggcgtcgctgtgtccatttcttTCACTGTCTGTGGTTATGCTAGTAGCGGCTAATGTTGCTCCACACCCCcagattttattcattttaaaacttGACGATGCTGATTCAAGTGACATGAGCCATTTTACAGAGTTTGCACAGCTCCTTCTGGATTTGCAAAAGACTTTATACAACTTTTTGCACATATGCAGTAGTACTCCCCTGAGACATGTAAAGAGGCTTTGATGCTATTTAACTGCTGCTACAGGGTTACATGCTGCCACtccgacatgcttctattccgacatgctgctattccgacatgctgctattccctaaccctaacccctaaccctaacccctaaccctaaccgaaacaaaaattgtcggagtggtgggacgtttgaaaacaaCGGAAGTGCCGCCACTCCCACAATTAGACGTCAATGTCGGAGTGGGGGTATGTCTGAATTGATGGCGGAACCCTCCCTTTAAGCTGTCTATTTAACTGCTGCTTCAACCACAAGATTCAGTAATTATCTGTGATCATTTTGCTTGCACTAACAAAGACACGTTCCTTTGTTTACAGATGGCTAACtcaaagacagaagagagacaATGTACCTGCTTCCACATCTCTCCACCAGCCACTGCAGGGACTCTCCGGTGTTCTCTATGTGCTCCTCAATGAAGACCTCTTTGGGCAGCTTGTCCACCCCAGTAAAGACCACCATGGAGTACCTCCAGGTCCCTCCACCCAGGGCCCCCAGCTGCTCCTCTGCGGCCCTCCTCTCCGTTTCGCTGAAGGGCTGGGTGACCGACACCACAAGCAGGATGGCGTGGGGCCCAGGAGGGCAGAGAATGGCCCCCATGCACGGCCCCTCGCTGTCCAGGCTCTGCGGGGCCCGTGGCGGGTTGTCCGACTCGGCGCCGGCATTGTCGTCGTTGTCAGCTTCGGCGTTGTCCTCTGGGTCACCGGGGATGGCCCACGGCGGGGTGTCCACCACAGTGACCCGTCGGCCGTAGATCTCCGTCTGGCCAACGTTGCTGTGAGTGGTCTCTGTCCCAACGTCGAAGACCTCATCCCCCAGGATGCTGTTGGCGGTGGAGGTCTTACCAGACTGTGGTCCCCCCAGGATCAGCAGCCTGCGCTCAGGGGGGTGTCGGCCCCTGGGGTCCCCTGTTGAAACACGGCAAGATTAAACTTGGAGGTTCCCCACAAGGATGGGTTTGTTGACTTAATTTTCTGGCCGCTACATGAATCACAGCAGTTGTCCCCCCCCGAAGGAAATGCTCTTTATCCTTTCTTTTGCTTTAATCTCCGGTTCTGTCTCTAAATGATGGTCCACAAAGTGCTTTTTCATAAATCCTGCATTCTTTTCACTTCAACACCCTGTCCAACTCGTGCACTCTGCCTCATTTTTGTCCTCACTCGACAGATTTCCTCTGAGAAGGGCACTTCTTATCTGAGTTGCATGTAACATTATACCTCTTCTCCTTAACTGCCTACACTTTCACTCTTGTCCTTATCCCATTCTCTCCCCCTAACCTCCCTCCCAGCCTGCCTCCTCTTTGTTTTCATCCGTCCTTATAGCCTTTGGGAAAATTGGGTCAGAGAAGTGGAACCTCGGACTCCCAGAGAGAATGACGTGTACAGAAAATGAATTTTACTAAAAAGGTACACAAAGAAGATATAGTTTTGATTAACGGCATCGCAGAAGAATATGAATATTCCGAGGCTGCCAAGAGGAACAACGCCTGGCCTGTGTGGATGACAAGAGAGGGAGAACatagagggaggagagggaagtTTATGGATTTACCCCTGTTACTCACCACTGCTGACACTTTCAGTGTGAGCTGCTAAACACAGAAAGTTGACTCAAGCAACAGTTTCACAGCATTATGGATGTTGTGGTCCAAATAATGAAGTGGCTCTGAGAGTTAAGCCCGGATGTTGCAACTGAATGAATGATGGTAATGACGGGGAACATGCGGCGAGGTGTGCAGCTAAGAATGAAAAGCCACTCACCAGTGTCAGAGGCAGAGGACACAGCAGCCATCTTGTGTGTAGAACCTCTggcttcctcctcctcagcccccctcctccttctccttctcgcCTCCACGGTGGCTTCCTCTTCTTGCCTCTTCAGAAAGCAATGGATCCTGAGTGGCGTGCGAAAGGCTGGCAGCTCAAATGCTTCTTggctctctctttcactctaaCCCTCATTCTACTGCAGTGTTACTCACTCTATCCTCTGTTCTCTGTTTCTACCCCTgccttcctttctctcttcaTACCTCCTCTGCCATTCaacctctccccctctctctctctcttttttttttaaatctgttttccTCCACACCCCCTCTACCCACTATGGCTCTTTTCCGTCCTTTACCCTGTAGCTTCTCTCCCCTTTTCCTCGTCTCCCTGTGCTCCGTCTTTTATTTATCTGGCCAAGAAGAGGGGAAAGATTGTGCAATGCAGGAGACTGTAAGCCAAATCTATCCTTGCTGCAGCAGTTCCAGGCAGACGTCTCGTCATTTTTCTTAGGTAAAACAGAGGAAGCTGTTCCTCCCACTCGCTTGtatcacacagcagcagcagcagcagcagcagcgtggcACTGTATGCAGACTGCAGTCAGGAGGACAGATAGAAAGAtggatagacagagagagagagagagagaaagagagagagagggagggagaaagcgAGAGAGGGAGCACTATGTTCTTTGTTTACAGCTGGACATATTCCCCAGATGCTGCATCATGCACAAATACAACTATTTATATGATGCCTGCAGACATAGAAACAtcgagggaggggaggggattTATACtgcatgaatacatttaaatattgataTAAGACATGCAGCCATACAGCTTACATAATGCATACAAGCTCCCATAAATAGCAAATGACGGTAAGGCGTTAATTGCATTGAATTCTAAGCACTGTCATCAAAATGTGAGTCATTTCTGAAGGATGTTGAACTCAAAAAATGATAAAATCATTCTGAATGTCTGAGCTCATCCTTGGCTCTTAACAGGTTGATCATGTACGCTGTGTGGCGGGATACATTCACGGACCCAAGTAAAATcacgtttaaaaacaaacattagttGTATACActttaaagaataaaaataaccaCACTGATACAATTCGTAACGTTTTGTTGACGTACTTTCACGGACTGGGGCGTTGTTTAAACTCGCAGCTGTTTCGAACCAACAATTGAAGAGCAATTAGAGCGATGACGCCACTTTTCCGTACGTTGTCAAAAGTGTCGTACTCACGGAGCCTACCTCCCGCCGTACGCCGACTTGTAGTGTCGTAAAATAAAAAGCTTCCCTGGCAGTTTATTAATTTTAGACTGAATCgctgtcggctagcggttagccaaattagctgttagctatcccggtggaggctagcgtggaacagattgggcaggtcgtaaaacagtattattatCTGCGCCTACCTCATGGCATACAGTCatcttgcacatgcgcagaacggattgtgccgGTGGAACGGATTGGGTACTGACACAGTTCCATGTGATGCTACAAGCCGAAGACGGCGCGGGTTACTTGGGAAGCTAGTGTGTGTTGGTGAAGGTGCAGGGCagactttttgtgttttagcgGACACCACTTCGTCTTTACAAAAATGGAGGGACCGGACGAGTTCATGAAGTACCGTTCCCCGCTGGTGTCGAGGTATGCCAGCAAGGAAATGGCGTACAACTTCAGTGACAGGAAGAAATTCACAACCTGGAGAAAGCTGTGGATCTACCTGGCTAAGGCTGAGAAGGTTGGACATATTGTAGCTGTACTATGGCAACCCCGTGTTCTTGCTAGTGTTGTGTTTAAGTGCACACCTTTTAATGCTTTATAAGTCTTATATAGGTCTTTTTCGACCTTCACAGAGCCCTTCTCAAGTTCCCTGCTCTAAATATAGTTTTGAGGAGAACCCCCCTTCAGAGCTTTAGGCATGGTTGTCAGGTCCTGAGCTAAGCAGAGTTAGGACTACTCCTTGTACCATACAATAAGCAGGAAAAAACACATTACGAAGTATGAAGAATAACAAACAGTTTTAGGCGAGGTGGGACTTGCCTTCCTAAAAATATGGAATCCTAATTCAAGTTTTTTCAATTTTAACAGCTTTAATTTACACAAAAATCACGTAAAACTTAAATGAAAATATTGTTTAACTTatcttataaataaaatgtacttttccttttttttccatcaacCCATTTTAACTTTTGAATATGAAATTTAGCAATTACAATAGGAATATCCGTTTATATACAGCTTATTTACAGCTGCAAACtcatattatttgtattttaggaTTCCGAGAATACTACTTGTTTCCATGGACCGCTCATAAAAATGGAGGCTGGTAAGAGTACAAAGGTTATATTGTCCTGCAtttagatatatagatatagatagatagatagttactTTGCCTGTCAGCAGTGgcggaatgtaactaagtacatttactcaagtactgtacttaagtacagatgttgaggtacttgtactttacttgagtcttttcttttcatgccacgttctacttctactccgctacatttcagagggaaatattgtactttttactccactacatacatctgacagctttagttactttacacattaagatttttgcacacaaatccCATGTATGATATTTTATTACTAATTAAACTACCAAACAGTaaataggcctacaagtccagctgaaatgattagaccattaaacactagttgattgacagaactgtttggatcatttccagtttctacatgcaaggatttttctgcattgagtacttttaatactttaaaggaacacgccgacttatagggaatttagcttattcaccgtaacccccagagatagacaagtccatacatacccttctcatctccgtgagtgctgtaacgctgtctgacggctccagcggcatcaggccagcacagaacatgcaggtgactggttccagtaatcctactgctccgaataagtgacaaaataacgccaacatgttcctatttacatgttgtgatttatagagtcacagcgtgtacaaaaaacaacgtaacatgagacacagccgtcttctaactgtaaacaaaccaggaactatattctcaggtggaagactatactacttgggtggagtgatatactcgcagcaagcctgtctgagaatatagttcccggtttgtttactgttagaagatggctgtgtctcatgttacgctgttttttgtacacgctgtgactctacaaatctcaacatgtaaataggaacatgttggcgttattttg
Encoded here:
- the si:dkey-110g7.8 gene encoding GTPase IMAP family member 8, translated to MAAVSSASDTGDPRGRHPPERRLLILGGPQSGKTSTANSILGDEVFDVGTETTHSNVGQTEIYGRRVTVVDTPPWAIPGDPEDNAEADNDDNAGAESDNPPRAPQSLDSEGPCMGAILCPPGPHAILLVVSVTQPFSETERRAAEEQLGALGGGTWRYSMVVFTGVDKLPKEVFIEEHIENTGESLQWLVERCGSRYHAFDNTRKDTEDNTQVPELMEKVEEMITDNQGWYFEVNELILLEEEQARRALEEERMRMEEHARQRDQMIGGPPRELRLLLLGWKGVGKSSVGNSILGRRYFESGQETELCLRRQALVSGRRITIVDTPGWDWFSVRRTPKRIRQESQRGAALLRPGPHTLLLVLPVVSSLTARKRRTLLAHIETLFGDSACLHTMVLFSCGDWLGRTPIEEHILRGGRELQRLLEYCGNYYHVLDSKIPGKDRSVSVLLDKMEEMIRENGDKAFLPIQTEWLSEDSSYSSDNTEPEDDCRGCQLQ